One Burkholderia sp. PAMC 26561 genomic window carries:
- a CDS encoding alpha/beta fold hydrolase, with protein sequence MHVTINGIDTRYVVSNEGGGPWLTLAHHLSGDLSVWDQIAGYFRDDYTVLRYDLPGHGESAAPTEPLSIEALSGHLAELLSKLGVTSTHLVGLSAGGMIAQQFAVDHADKVNTLTVAGAPVFTTSEMKPDFDKRAANVRQNGTSSIVEATVQSVLTERFRKAHPEVVEHVGEMVARTSVEGFAKVAEAIRDFDLRGRVASISAPTLVVAGEHDVDLPPAQSKVVADSIPGAKFEILDAAHLSPVEETQRFVALLETFLRENV encoded by the coding sequence ATGCATGTGACGATTAACGGTATCGACACGCGTTATGTTGTGAGCAACGAAGGTGGTGGTCCATGGCTGACCCTGGCCCATCATCTTTCAGGCGATTTATCGGTATGGGACCAGATCGCGGGTTACTTCCGCGATGACTACACGGTACTGCGTTACGATCTTCCCGGACATGGTGAAAGCGCCGCGCCCACGGAACCATTGAGCATCGAAGCACTTTCCGGTCATCTTGCCGAGCTGTTGAGCAAGCTGGGCGTGACATCGACGCATCTGGTCGGGTTGTCGGCAGGCGGGATGATTGCTCAGCAGTTCGCAGTCGACCATGCGGACAAGGTGAACACGCTGACCGTTGCAGGCGCTCCGGTTTTCACAACGAGCGAGATGAAGCCGGATTTCGACAAGCGTGCAGCCAACGTGCGGCAAAACGGCACGTCGAGTATCGTGGAAGCTACGGTACAAAGCGTACTGACGGAACGGTTCAGAAAAGCGCATCCTGAAGTGGTCGAACATGTTGGCGAAATGGTTGCACGGACGTCCGTTGAAGGTTTCGCCAAAGTGGCCGAAGCCATCAGGGATTTCGATCTGCGAGGGCGAGTGGCGTCGATTAGTGCGCCCACGCTCGTTGTTGCAGGTGAACACGATGTTGATTTACCGCCGGCGCAGTCCAAAGTGGTGGCGGATTCAATACCTGGTGCAAAATTTGAAATACTTGACGCGGCACATCTGTCCCCGGTAGAAGAAACACAGCGTTTCGTGGCTCTTCTGGAAACATTTTTGCGGGAGAATGTCTAA
- the metH gene encoding methionine synthase yields MTDHTMRLSGLEPFNVTDGSLFINVGERTNVTGSKAFSRMILNNQFDEALAVARQQVENGAQIIDINMDEAMLDSKAAMVRFLNLIASEPDISRVPIMIDSSKWEVIEAGLKCVQGKAIVNSISLKEGEEAFRHHATLIRRYGAAAVVMAFDEDGQADTYERKTQICKRSYDFLVNEVGFPPEDIIFDPNIFAIATGIEEHNNYAVDFINATRWIKENLPFAKISGGVSNVSFSFRGNDPVREAIHTVFLYHAIQAGMDMGIVNAGQLGVYADLDPELRERVEDVVLNRREDGTDRLLEIADKFKTGAAKKEENLEWRNQPVDKRLAHALVHGITNFIVEDTEEVRQRIEAAGGRPINVIEGPLMDGMNVVGDLFGAGKMFLPQVVKSARVMKQAVAHLIPYIEEEKKRMADAGEDVRPKGKIVIATVKGDVHDIGKNIVSVVLQCNNFEVVNMGVMVPCATILAKAKEEGADIIGLSGLITPSLEEMAYVASEMQRDDYFRGKQTPLLIGGATTSRVHTAVKIAPHYDGPVVYVPDASRSVSVASSLLSDEGATKYLVDLKTDYERIRTQHANRKATPMVTYAEARANKTKIDWASYEPKKPTFIGRRVFKNYDLAELANYIDWAPFFQTWDLAGPYPAILNDEIVGESARRVFSDGKSMLSRIIQGRWLQANGVVMLLPANTVNDDDIEIYTDDTRTQVAMTWRNLRQQTVRPIVDGVQRANRSLADFIAPKESGVKDYIGMFAVTAGLGVEKKEKQFEADNDDYSAIMLKALADRFAEAFAEALHARVRRELWGYAAGETLDNAAMIDEKYRGIRPAPGYPACPDHLVKQDMFDVLQANEIGMTVTESLAMLPAASVSGFYIAHPESTYFSVGKIADDQVESFAQRMALSKNDAERALAPLL; encoded by the coding sequence ATGACCGATCACACCATGCGCCTTTCCGGCCTCGAGCCGTTCAACGTCACCGACGGTTCGCTCTTCATCAACGTGGGTGAGCGGACCAACGTGACGGGATCGAAGGCGTTCTCACGCATGATCCTCAACAACCAGTTCGACGAGGCGCTCGCCGTCGCGCGGCAACAGGTCGAGAACGGCGCGCAGATCATCGACATCAACATGGACGAAGCCATGCTTGATTCGAAGGCGGCCATGGTGCGCTTCCTGAACCTGATCGCGTCCGAGCCGGACATCTCGCGCGTGCCGATCATGATCGACTCGTCGAAATGGGAGGTGATCGAAGCAGGATTGAAGTGCGTGCAGGGCAAGGCGATCGTGAACTCGATCTCGCTCAAGGAAGGCGAAGAAGCCTTCCGCCATCACGCCACACTGATCCGCCGATACGGCGCCGCAGCCGTCGTCATGGCCTTCGACGAAGACGGCCAGGCCGATACCTACGAACGCAAGACGCAGATCTGCAAGCGCTCGTACGATTTCCTCGTGAACGAAGTCGGGTTTCCGCCTGAAGACATCATCTTCGACCCGAACATCTTTGCAATCGCAACGGGTATTGAAGAGCACAACAACTACGCCGTCGACTTCATCAACGCCACGCGCTGGATCAAGGAAAACCTGCCGTTCGCCAAGATCAGCGGCGGTGTATCGAACGTGTCGTTCTCGTTTCGCGGCAACGATCCGGTGCGCGAAGCCATTCATACCGTGTTCCTGTATCACGCAATCCAGGCCGGCATGGACATGGGCATCGTGAATGCGGGGCAGCTCGGCGTGTATGCGGATCTCGACCCCGAACTGCGCGAACGCGTGGAAGACGTAGTGCTGAATCGTCGTGAAGACGGAACGGATCGCCTGCTCGAAATCGCCGACAAATTCAAAACCGGCGCCGCGAAGAAAGAAGAGAACCTGGAATGGCGCAATCAGCCCGTCGATAAACGCCTCGCTCACGCGCTCGTTCATGGCATCACGAACTTCATCGTGGAAGATACGGAGGAAGTTCGTCAGCGCATCGAAGCTGCGGGCGGACGTCCGATCAACGTGATCGAAGGGCCGTTGATGGACGGCATGAATGTCGTCGGAGACCTCTTCGGCGCGGGCAAGATGTTCCTGCCGCAAGTGGTCAAGTCGGCGCGCGTGATGAAGCAGGCCGTGGCGCATTTGATTCCGTACATCGAGGAAGAAAAGAAGCGCATGGCCGATGCCGGCGAGGACGTGCGGCCGAAGGGCAAGATCGTGATCGCAACCGTCAAGGGCGACGTGCACGATATCGGCAAGAACATCGTCTCCGTCGTGCTCCAGTGCAACAACTTCGAAGTGGTCAACATGGGCGTGATGGTGCCCTGCGCGACCATCCTGGCGAAAGCCAAGGAGGAAGGCGCGGACATCATCGGCTTGTCGGGATTGATTACGCCGAGTCTCGAAGAGATGGCTTACGTTGCGTCCGAAATGCAGCGCGACGATTATTTCCGCGGCAAGCAGACGCCGCTGCTGATCGGCGGCGCGACGACTTCGCGCGTGCACACGGCCGTGAAGATCGCGCCGCATTACGATGGCCCCGTGGTTTATGTTCCGGATGCGTCGCGTTCGGTATCGGTGGCGTCAAGCCTGCTTTCCGATGAGGGCGCGACCAAGTATCTCGTCGACCTGAAGACGGACTACGAGCGCATCCGCACGCAGCATGCGAACCGCAAGGCCACGCCTATGGTGACCTACGCCGAAGCACGCGCGAACAAGACGAAGATCGACTGGGCGAGTTACGAGCCGAAGAAACCCACGTTCATCGGGCGGCGCGTCTTCAAGAACTACGATCTGGCGGAGCTGGCGAACTACATCGACTGGGCGCCGTTCTTCCAGACCTGGGATCTGGCCGGACCGTATCCAGCGATCCTGAACGATGAGATCGTGGGCGAATCTGCCCGGCGCGTTTTCTCCGATGGCAAGTCCATGCTCTCGCGCATCATCCAGGGCCGCTGGCTGCAGGCGAACGGCGTGGTCATGCTGCTGCCGGCGAACACGGTGAACGACGACGACATCGAAATCTATACCGACGATACCCGCACGCAAGTCGCCATGACGTGGCGCAATCTGCGTCAGCAAACCGTGCGTCCGATCGTGGACGGCGTGCAGCGCGCGAACCGGTCGCTAGCGGATTTCATCGCGCCGAAGGAATCAGGCGTGAAGGACTACATCGGCATGTTCGCGGTGACGGCGGGCCTGGGCGTCGAGAAAAAGGAAAAGCAGTTCGAGGCCGATAACGACGACTACAGCGCCATCATGCTCAAGGCGCTGGCCGACCGCTTCGCTGAAGCCTTCGCCGAGGCGCTGCACGCGCGGGTGCGTCGTGAATTGTGGGGCTACGCGGCCGGCGAAACGCTCGACAACGCCGCCATGATCGATGAAAAATATCGCGGGATCCGGCCGGCGCCGGGCTATCCGGCGTGCCCGGACCATCTGGTCAAGCAGGACATGTTCGACGTCCTGCAGGCAAACGAGATCGGCATGACGGTGACCGAGTCGCTTGCCATGCTGCCGGCGGCGAGCGTGTCGGGTTTTTACATCGCACATCCGGAAAGTACGTACTTTTCGGTCGGGAAGATCGCGGACGACCAGGTGGAAAGCTTCGCGCAGCGCATGGCGTTATCGAAAAACGACGCCGAGCGCGCCCTCGCTCCGTTGCTCTAG
- the argS gene encoding arginine--tRNA ligase: protein MLPAQKLILETLLTDAVKQVVQASQGASEANFVTPAIVLERPKVAAHGDVASNVAMQLAKPLRANPRQLAQQIVDAVLGLPAAQGLVDAAEVAGPGFINLRLAAAAKQSVVPAALAEGVGYGRSTRDEGKQVLIEFVSANPTGPLHVGHGRQATLGDALANLLATQGNAVHREFYYNDAGVQIGNLAASTQLRARGFKPGDKEWPENAYNGEYIADIARDYLAGATVAAKDGAPVTAKGDVDDLDAIRVFAVAYLRHEQDLDLTAFGVAFDQFYLESSLYNEGRVQATVDALIAAGKTYEQDGALWLRTTDDGDDKDRVMRKSDGTYTYFVPDVAYHVAKWERGFTKVINVQGSDHHGTIARVRAGLQGLGIGIPKGYPDYVLHKMVTVMRNGVEVKISKRAGSYVTVRDLIEWSGGMTPGEEVAPDQIDEDTIRRGRDAVRFFLISRKADTEFVFDIDLALKQSDENPVYYVQYAHARICTILGDWKTRYAGDLSALPAVDLTPLASERAMALLNKLAEYPDMLSHAADELAPHAVAFYLRDLAGEFHSFYNAERVLVDEDGVRNARIALLAATRQVLENGLALIGVSAPVKM from the coding sequence ATGCTGCCCGCACAAAAACTTATCCTCGAAACGCTGCTGACCGATGCAGTCAAGCAGGTCGTACAGGCGTCGCAAGGCGCATCGGAAGCGAATTTCGTTACGCCGGCAATCGTGCTCGAACGCCCGAAGGTCGCGGCGCACGGCGACGTGGCGTCGAACGTCGCCATGCAGCTCGCCAAGCCGCTGCGCGCGAATCCGCGGCAACTGGCGCAACAGATCGTCGACGCCGTGCTGGGATTGCCCGCGGCGCAAGGTCTTGTCGATGCAGCGGAAGTCGCCGGCCCCGGGTTCATCAACTTGCGGCTGGCGGCAGCGGCGAAACAATCCGTCGTGCCGGCGGCGCTCGCCGAAGGCGTCGGCTACGGCCGCAGCACGCGCGATGAAGGCAAGCAGGTGCTGATCGAATTCGTCTCCGCGAATCCGACCGGGCCGCTGCATGTGGGGCACGGCCGTCAGGCGACGCTCGGGGACGCCCTTGCCAACCTGCTCGCAACGCAGGGCAACGCGGTGCATCGTGAGTTCTATTACAACGACGCCGGCGTGCAGATCGGCAACCTCGCGGCCTCCACGCAACTGCGTGCGCGCGGTTTCAAACCCGGCGACAAGGAGTGGCCCGAGAACGCGTACAACGGTGAGTACATCGCTGATATCGCGCGTGATTACCTGGCCGGCGCAACGGTTGCGGCCAAGGACGGCGCGCCCGTGACGGCAAAGGGCGACGTGGACGACCTCGATGCCATTCGCGTCTTCGCCGTCGCCTATCTGCGCCATGAACAGGACCTGGACTTGACCGCGTTCGGCGTGGCGTTCGACCAGTTCTACCTGGAGTCATCGCTGTATAACGAAGGCCGCGTGCAGGCAACCGTCGATGCGTTGATCGCGGCCGGCAAGACCTACGAGCAGGATGGCGCGCTGTGGCTGCGCACGACCGACGACGGCGACGACAAGGACCGCGTCATGCGCAAGTCCGACGGCACGTACACGTACTTCGTGCCGGACGTCGCGTACCACGTGGCGAAGTGGGAACGCGGATTCACCAAGGTCATCAACGTGCAGGGCTCGGACCATCACGGCACCATCGCGCGGGTTCGTGCGGGGCTGCAAGGGCTTGGAATCGGCATCCCGAAGGGCTACCCCGACTACGTGCTGCACAAGATGGTCACGGTCATGCGCAACGGCGTGGAAGTGAAGATCTCGAAGCGCGCGGGCAGTTATGTGACAGTGCGCGATCTGATCGAATGGTCGGGCGGGATGACGCCGGGCGAAGAGGTCGCGCCGGATCAGATCGACGAAGACACCATTCGCCGCGGCCGCGACGCCGTGCGTTTCTTCCTGATCTCGCGCAAGGCCGACACGGAATTCGTCTTCGATATCGATCTCGCGCTCAAGCAAAGCGACGAGAATCCGGTGTACTACGTGCAATACGCGCACGCGCGGATCTGCACGATCCTCGGCGACTGGAAGACGCGCTACGCGGGCGATCTCTCCGCTTTGCCAGCCGTGGATCTCACGCCGCTCGCGAGCGAACGCGCCATGGCGCTGCTCAACAAGCTCGCGGAATATCCCGACATGCTCTCGCACGCCGCCGACGAACTCGCGCCGCACGCCGTCGCCTTTTACCTGCGTGACCTCGCGGGCGAATTCCACTCGTTCTACAATGCGGAGCGCGTGCTGGTGGACGAAGACGGCGTGCGTAATGCGCGTATCGCATTGCTGGCCGCCACGCGGCAAGTGCTCGAAAACGGTCTCGCGCTGATCGGCGTATCGGCTCCCGTCAAGATGTAG
- a CDS encoding SPOR domain-containing protein: protein MAKPRSTSKQSKQTGGTFLGIVLGLIVGLAIAVIVALYITRAPTPFVAKVAPAQNDASTAPANGQPYDPNRPLQGKSPGQAVPQAAQPAPTNTAPGQTNNQTQSSGVLDEPQIVEVPPGDNGTAGVPKAATPKPASPAAAPSGSSTAALVKKPASDAQPSSTAKVTPPAPGDVNTGYFLQVGAYKTQADAEQQRARLGFQGFESKVTQRDAGNVTYYRVRIGPFTKFEDMNNVRQRLSDAGVDTAVIRFSKQ, encoded by the coding sequence ATGGCAAAACCACGCAGCACGTCGAAGCAGTCGAAGCAGACCGGGGGCACCTTTCTCGGTATCGTGCTGGGCTTGATTGTCGGCCTCGCAATCGCAGTGATCGTGGCGTTGTACATCACGCGCGCACCCACCCCGTTCGTGGCGAAAGTGGCGCCCGCCCAGAATGACGCCAGTACGGCGCCCGCAAACGGCCAGCCCTACGATCCAAATCGTCCGCTGCAGGGCAAGTCGCCGGGTCAGGCCGTGCCGCAAGCCGCACAGCCCGCGCCGACGAACACCGCGCCGGGTCAGACGAACAACCAGACGCAGTCGTCGGGTGTTCTGGACGAGCCGCAGATCGTGGAAGTTCCGCCCGGCGACAATGGCACGGCCGGAGTGCCGAAGGCCGCCACGCCGAAGCCTGCTTCGCCGGCCGCGGCGCCCAGCGGCTCGTCCACGGCCGCGTTGGTCAAGAAGCCCGCATCGGATGCGCAGCCTTCGTCGACGGCCAAGGTCACGCCGCCAGCGCCAGGTGACGTGAACACCGGCTACTTCCTGCAAGTGGGCGCGTACAAGACGCAAGCCGATGCCGAACAGCAGCGCGCGCGTCTTGGCTTCCAGGGATTCGAGTCAAAGGTCACCCAGCGCGATGCCGGCAACGTCACGTATTACCGTGTCCGGATCGGACCGTTCACGAAGTTCGAGGACATGAACAACGTGCGTCAACGGCTCTCCGATGCAGGCGTCGATACCGCCGTCATCCGCTTTTCCAAGCAGTGA
- a CDS encoding SDR family oxidoreductase, translating into MNAATNDTPARLRVFITGASSGIGLALAEEYLKRGAVLGLVARRGDTLAAFAARFPSASISLYPADVRDAAALGRAAEHFCALHGGADIVIANAGISRGALTGHGDLEAFREVMDTNYFGTIATFEPFVARMVAERRGTLVGIASVAGVRGLPGSGAYSASKSAALKYLEALRVEMRPAGVSVVTIAPGYIRTEMTRRNPYPMPFLMDADVFARKTADAIGKKTRFATFPWQMRVAGALLHVVPRWLYDRVMEKAPRKPRAGE; encoded by the coding sequence GTGAACGCCGCTACGAACGACACGCCGGCCCGGCTGAGGGTTTTCATCACCGGCGCGTCGAGCGGCATTGGGCTCGCACTCGCTGAAGAATATTTGAAGCGCGGTGCGGTCCTCGGTCTCGTTGCCCGTCGTGGCGACACCCTCGCGGCTTTTGCCGCGCGCTTTCCCTCTGCATCGATTTCCCTTTATCCCGCCGATGTCCGCGACGCCGCCGCACTTGGCCGCGCGGCCGAGCACTTCTGCGCGTTGCATGGCGGCGCCGATATCGTCATTGCAAACGCAGGGATCAGCCGCGGCGCGCTGACCGGTCATGGCGACCTGGAGGCGTTTCGCGAAGTGATGGATACCAACTACTTTGGCACGATCGCGACGTTCGAACCGTTCGTCGCGCGGATGGTTGCCGAGCGGCGCGGCACGCTTGTCGGTATCGCAAGTGTGGCGGGCGTGCGCGGACTGCCGGGATCGGGGGCGTACAGTGCATCGAAGTCGGCGGCGTTGAAGTATCTCGAAGCGCTGCGGGTGGAGATGCGGCCGGCGGGGGTATCGGTGGTGACGATCGCGCCGGGTTATATCCGCACGGAGATGACCCGCCGCAATCCGTATCCGATGCCCTTTCTCATGGATGCCGATGTGTTCGCGAGGAAGACGGCGGATGCCATTGGCAAGAAGACGCGGTTTGCCACCTTTCCGTGGCAGATGCGCGTGGCTGGCGCGCTGTTGCACGTCGTGCCGCGATGGCTTTACGACCGCGTGATGGAGAAGGCGCCGAGGAAACCTCGGGCGGGGGAATAA
- a CDS encoding DUF3443 domain-containing protein, producing the protein MRPMYSSSLFSLKSGLFRWLAVLSLSVFLAACGGGGGDSGNSSVSSGGSSGSGGSSGSGGSSSGTPNAQPIASTASNTVPITVGPGAQNFVNIPNVTVTVCAPGTSVCQTIDNIQVDTGSYGLRLASDAAAQIITNLPINQSTSGGQLAQCTQFADGFTWGTVRTADVKIGGETASAIPVQVVGDLADSTVPASGCINGSNESTSRQLGANGILGVGVSATDCGAACANAATSNYYSCPSGTNCSQTAVAVANQVVNPVTKFAVNNNGVIVQLPPVTSSAASVTGTLVFGIGTQSNNTLGSATSYRSTAFGNLSGTYKGASVTTIVDSGSNGLFFSDSSLPACTTTFTDFYCPVNSTALSATVIGLNGTSGTVNFTVANAKTLAGSGTNYALNGLAGAIGSFPTLFDFGLPFFFGRYVYFGFGTNGNAPFVAF; encoded by the coding sequence ATGCGTCCGATGTACTCATCGTCCCTGTTCTCCTTGAAGTCCGGTTTGTTCCGATGGCTCGCCGTGCTCAGCCTGTCGGTGTTTCTCGCTGCCTGCGGCGGCGGAGGCGGCGACTCCGGCAACAGTTCCGTCAGCAGCGGCGGCAGCTCCGGTAGCGGTGGCAGCAGCGGCAGTGGAGGTTCCAGCAGCGGCACGCCGAACGCACAGCCGATTGCATCGACTGCCTCGAACACGGTGCCGATCACCGTCGGCCCCGGCGCACAGAACTTCGTCAACATTCCGAACGTGACCGTGACCGTTTGTGCGCCCGGCACGAGCGTGTGCCAGACCATCGACAACATCCAGGTCGATACCGGCTCGTACGGCCTGCGCCTTGCCAGCGATGCCGCCGCGCAAATCATCACGAACCTGCCGATCAACCAGTCGACGAGCGGCGGCCAGCTTGCGCAGTGCACGCAATTCGCCGATGGCTTCACATGGGGCACCGTGCGTACTGCCGACGTGAAGATCGGCGGCGAAACGGCGAGCGCCATTCCGGTTCAGGTCGTAGGTGATCTGGCCGATTCGACGGTTCCGGCATCGGGCTGTATCAATGGCAGCAACGAAAGCACGTCGCGGCAACTGGGTGCGAACGGGATTCTTGGCGTGGGTGTATCGGCGACGGATTGCGGTGCTGCCTGCGCGAACGCCGCGACCAGCAACTACTATTCATGTCCGTCGGGCACCAATTGTTCGCAGACCGCCGTGGCAGTGGCCAATCAGGTCGTGAATCCGGTGACGAAATTTGCCGTGAACAACAACGGCGTGATCGTGCAATTGCCGCCGGTGACAAGCTCGGCGGCTTCGGTGACGGGGACACTGGTGTTTGGTATCGGGACGCAGAGCAACAATACGCTGGGCAGCGCGACGTCCTATCGTTCAACGGCATTCGGCAACCTGAGCGGCACGTACAAGGGCGCCTCGGTCACGACCATCGTTGACTCGGGTTCGAACGGGCTGTTCTTCAGCGACTCATCCTTGCCGGCGTGCACGACGACCTTCACGGACTTCTACTGCCCGGTGAACTCGACGGCATTATCGGCGACGGTTATCGGGCTGAACGGGACGTCAGGCACGGTAAACTTCACGGTCGCGAACGCGAAGACGCTCGCTGGCAGCGGCACGAACTACGCGTTGAACGGATTGGCCGGCGCCATCGGCTCGTTCCCGACGCTGTTCGACTTCGGCCTGCCGTTCTTCTTCGGACGCTATGTGTACTTCGGGTTCGGCACCAACGGGAATGCGCCTTTCGTGGCGTTCTGA
- a CDS encoding homocysteine S-methyltransferase family protein, producing the protein MNPSPAPKSAAERRTYTRGAVLPALLQQRILILDGAMGTMIQRYKLDEAAYRGERFADYDRDIKGNNELLSITQPHVIREIHDQYLAAGADIVETNTFGATTVAQADYGMESLADEMNAQSAKLAREACDAFSTPDKPRFVAGAIGPTPKTASISPDVNDPAARNVTFDELREAYYAQAKALMDAGCDLFLVETIFDTLNAKAALFALDQLFEDTGELLPIMISGTVTDASGRILSGQTVEAFWNSLRHARPLTFGLNCALGAALMRPYIAELAKLCDTYVSCYPNAGLPNPMSDTGFDETPDVTSNLLKEFAQAGLVNLAGGCCGTTPEHIAEIAKALADVKPRKWPSHYREAA; encoded by the coding sequence ATGAATCCGTCCCCCGCCCCGAAATCCGCCGCCGAACGCCGCACCTACACGCGCGGCGCCGTTTTGCCTGCGCTCTTGCAGCAGCGCATTCTTATCCTCGACGGCGCGATGGGCACCATGATCCAGCGCTACAAGCTCGACGAAGCGGCGTATCGCGGAGAACGGTTCGCGGACTATGACCGTGACATCAAGGGCAACAATGAATTGTTGTCGATCACGCAGCCGCATGTGATTCGCGAGATTCATGACCAGTATCTGGCTGCGGGCGCGGACATCGTCGAGACGAACACGTTTGGCGCAACGACCGTGGCCCAGGCCGACTATGGCATGGAGTCGCTTGCCGACGAGATGAACGCGCAATCGGCGAAGCTGGCGCGCGAAGCATGCGACGCATTTTCGACCCCGGACAAGCCGCGCTTTGTCGCCGGCGCGATCGGACCGACGCCCAAGACCGCGAGCATTTCGCCGGACGTGAATGACCCGGCCGCGCGCAACGTCACCTTCGACGAACTGCGCGAGGCCTATTACGCGCAGGCCAAGGCGCTGATGGACGCGGGCTGCGACCTGTTCCTCGTTGAAACGATCTTTGACACCTTGAACGCAAAGGCGGCACTTTTTGCGCTCGACCAGTTGTTCGAAGACACGGGCGAGCTCTTGCCTATCATGATTTCCGGCACGGTCACCGACGCTTCCGGACGGATCTTGTCGGGCCAGACGGTCGAGGCGTTCTGGAATTCGCTGCGCCATGCGCGGCCGTTGACGTTTGGTTTGAACTGCGCATTGGGCGCGGCGCTGATGAGGCCGTACATCGCGGAACTGGCGAAGCTTTGCGATACGTACGTGTCCTGCTATCCGAACGCGGGCTTGCCCAACCCGATGAGCGATACCGGTTTCGATGAAACCCCGGACGTGACGTCGAACCTGCTGAAGGAGTTTGCTCAGGCGGGACTGGTGAACCTGGCTGGCGGATGCTGCGGAACGACGCCGGAACATATCGCGGAAATCGCGAAGGCGCTCGCCGATGTCAAGCCGAGGAAGTGGCCGTCGCATTATCGTGAAGCCGCCTGA
- a CDS encoding BTH_I0359 family protein — MQMIYNSPNYCVVEFPPQDNHLAMKAGGYEIVDKTMQREIFIDGALAARFREHVQKLMQEEQSLEDVDEFLGQFDILMNQPVILH, encoded by the coding sequence ATGCAGATGATTTACAACAGCCCCAACTATTGCGTAGTCGAGTTCCCGCCGCAGGACAATCATCTCGCCATGAAGGCGGGGGGTTACGAGATCGTGGACAAGACCATGCAGCGCGAAATCTTTATCGACGGAGCGCTTGCCGCACGATTCCGCGAGCATGTTCAGAAGTTGATGCAGGAAGAGCAATCGCTTGAAGACGTCGATGAATTTCTCGGCCAATTCGACATATTGATGAACCAGCCGGTGATCCTTCACTAA
- a CDS encoding DUF1840 domain-containing protein, translating to MLITFKTSAAPDVQMLDNLADYLLGIVGKRLGERGVITHEELPACIQKLEAAVATDKQERAEHDGHFHEGEAGHEPHEIPVGLSQRAYPFLDMMRLAHQANGDILWGV from the coding sequence ATGCTGATCACATTCAAAACCAGCGCTGCACCCGACGTGCAGATGCTCGATAACCTCGCTGACTATTTACTGGGCATCGTAGGAAAACGGCTGGGAGAGCGCGGCGTCATCACGCACGAGGAATTGCCAGCCTGCATCCAGAAACTTGAAGCGGCGGTCGCCACCGACAAACAGGAGCGCGCCGAACACGACGGCCATTTCCACGAAGGCGAAGCCGGCCACGAGCCGCATGAAATCCCCGTGGGCCTGTCGCAACGGGCGTATCCGTTCCTCGACATGATGCGTCTCGCGCATCAGGCGAACGGCGACATCCTTTGGGGCGTTTGA
- a CDS encoding thiol:disulfide interchange protein DsbA/DsbL, whose protein sequence is MKKLFSALALSLGLAAGSLSFMSAAHASPSAPVAGTDYTVLQAAQPVEAQGKIEVIEFMWYGCPHCNEFDPYLEAWIKKQGPDVVFKRVPVAFRDDFVPHSKMFHALDALGLADKLTPAVFNEIHVKKDYLLTPEAQATFLATQGVDKKKYMDAYNSFSTQSNLQRDKKLLDAYKIDGVPTIAIQGKYETGPATTNSLPGTIQVMDFIVNQVRAKKM, encoded by the coding sequence ATGAAAAAACTCTTCAGCGCCCTCGCTCTTTCCCTCGGCCTCGCTGCCGGCTCCCTGAGTTTCATGAGCGCCGCTCATGCATCGCCGTCTGCGCCTGTCGCGGGCACCGACTACACCGTGCTGCAAGCAGCGCAGCCGGTTGAAGCGCAGGGCAAGATCGAGGTGATCGAATTCATGTGGTACGGCTGCCCGCATTGCAACGAATTCGACCCGTATCTGGAAGCGTGGATCAAGAAGCAAGGTCCTGACGTGGTGTTCAAGCGCGTGCCGGTTGCCTTCCGCGACGACTTCGTCCCGCACTCGAAGATGTTCCATGCGCTCGATGCACTCGGCCTCGCCGACAAGCTCACGCCCGCCGTGTTCAACGAGATCCACGTGAAGAAGGACTATCTGCTGACGCCGGAAGCACAGGCCACGTTCCTCGCTACCCAAGGCGTGGACAAGAAGAAGTACATGGATGCGTACAACTCGTTCTCCACGCAAAGCAATCTGCAACGCGATAAAAAGCTGCTCGATGCCTACAAGATCGACGGCGTGCCGACCATCGCGATCCAAGGCAAGTACGAAACGGGTCCGGCGACCACGAACAGCCTGCCGGGCACGATCCAGGTGATGGATTTCATCGTGAATCAGGTTCGCGCGAAGAAGATGTAA